In Fusobacterium periodonticum ATCC 33693, the following are encoded in one genomic region:
- a CDS encoding metallophosphoesterase, translated as MIYFTADIHFYHENIINHTKRPFKNADEMNKKIIANWNNIVKANDEVYILGDVTMKGASNANTVLSQLKGKKYLIRGNHDHFVEQENFNSYIFEWVKDYYELEYESNFFVLFHYPLEEWNKFYRGAYHLHGHQHNNALYNFENLQKGLRRYDVGVDANNFKPISIDEIIKFFEMVNLKF; from the coding sequence ATGATATATTTTACAGCAGATATTCATTTCTATCATGAAAATATTATAAATCATACAAAGAGACCTTTTAAAAATGCTGATGAAATGAATAAAAAAATTATAGCTAATTGGAATAATATTGTGAAAGCCAATGATGAAGTATATATATTAGGTGATGTTACTATGAAGGGAGCAAGTAATGCAAATACAGTATTATCTCAACTAAAAGGTAAAAAATATTTGATTAGAGGTAATCATGACCATTTTGTAGAACAAGAAAACTTTAATTCATATATATTTGAATGGGTAAAAGATTATTATGAGTTAGAATATGAAAGTAACTTTTTTGTACTATTTCATTATCCATTAGAAGAATGGAATAAGTTTTATAGGGGAGCTTATCATTTACATGGACATCAACATAATAATGCCTTATATAACTTTGAAAATTTACAAAAAGGCTTAAGAAGATATGATGTTGGAGTAGATGCAAATAATTTTAAACCTATTAGTATAGATGAAATTATTAAGTTTTTTGAAATGGTAAATTTAAAGTTTTAA
- a CDS encoding efflux RND transporter permease subunit has translation MSLAGISIRRPVATTMVMLSFIFIGLLSMFSMKKELIPNIKIPVVTITTTWSGAVSEDVEAQVTKKIKDSLSNVEAIDKIQTVSAYGVSNVVVNFDYGVDTDEKVTQIQREVSKIANSLPNDANTPLVRKVEAAGGNMTAVIAFNADSKTALTTFIKEQLKPRLESLPGIGQVDIFGNPDKQLQIQVDSDKLASYNLSPMELYNIVRTSVATYPIGKLSTGNKDMIIRFMGELDYIDQYKNILISSDGNTLRLKDVADVVLTTEDADNIGYLNGKEAVVVLLQKSSDGDTITLNNAAFKAIEEMRPYMPAGTEYSIEMDASENINSSISNVSSSAIQGLILATIILFAFLKSFRTTVLISLALPVAIVFTFAFLSMRGTTLNLISLMGLSIGVGMLTDNSVVVVDNIYRHITELNSPVREAAENATEEVTFSVIASALTTIVVFLPILFIPGLAREFFRDMSYAIIFSNLAAIIVAITMIPMLASRFLNRKSMKSEDGRLFKKVKAFYLKVINKAISHKALTVLIMVGLFFFSIFVGPKFLKFEFMPKQDEGKYALTAELQKGTDLAKAEKIAKELEEIVKNDPHTQSYLMLVNTSSISINANVGKKNTRNESVFTIMDDIRTKASKVLDARISMTNQFSGGQTNKDVQFILQGSNQDEIKKLGKQLLEKLQSYNGMVDISSTLDPGIIELRVNIDRDKIASYGINPAVVAQTISYYMLGGDKANTATLKTDTEEIDVLVRLPKDKRNDINTLSSLNIKVGNNKFVKLSDVATLQYAEGTAEINKKNGIYTVTISGNDGGVGLGKIQSKIIEEFNKLEPPSTISYSWGGQTENMQKTMGQLSFALSISIFLIYALLASQFESFIMPIIIIGSIPLALIGVIWGLVILRQPIDIMVMIGVILLAGVVVNNAIVLIDFIKTMRTRGHDKEYSIIYSCETRLRPILMTTMTTVFGMIPMALGLGEGSEFYKGMAITVIFGLSFSTILTLVLIPILYSVVDSFTVKLGAKLKGLFANFKKKGAK, from the coding sequence ATGTCATTAGCAGGAATCTCAATACGTAGACCTGTTGCAACCACAATGGTAATGTTATCATTTATTTTTATTGGTTTACTTTCAATGTTTTCAATGAAAAAAGAATTGATACCTAATATAAAAATTCCAGTTGTAACTATTACTACTACTTGGAGTGGTGCAGTTAGTGAAGATGTGGAAGCTCAGGTTACAAAAAAAATTAAAGATAGTCTTTCTAATGTAGAGGCTATTGATAAGATACAAACAGTATCAGCTTATGGAGTCTCTAATGTTGTAGTGAACTTTGACTATGGTGTTGATACTGATGAGAAAGTTACTCAAATTCAAAGAGAAGTTTCAAAAATAGCAAATAGTCTACCTAATGATGCTAATACTCCACTAGTTAGAAAAGTGGAAGCAGCTGGTGGAAATATGACAGCAGTTATAGCTTTCAATGCAGATAGTAAAACTGCTCTTACAACTTTTATTAAAGAACAATTAAAGCCTAGACTTGAAAGTTTGCCAGGTATTGGACAAGTTGATATCTTTGGTAACCCTGATAAACAATTACAAATTCAAGTTGACAGTGATAAATTAGCTTCATATAACCTATCTCCTATGGAGCTATATAACATTGTTAGAACATCAGTTGCAACATATCCTATTGGTAAACTATCAACTGGTAATAAAGATATGATTATTAGATTTATGGGAGAATTAGACTATATAGATCAGTATAAAAATATTTTAATCAGTTCAGATGGAAATACTTTAAGATTAAAAGATGTTGCTGATGTTGTACTAACAACAGAAGACGCAGATAATATAGGATATCTAAATGGTAAGGAAGCAGTGGTAGTCTTATTACAAAAATCTTCTGATGGAGATACTATAACTTTAAATAATGCTGCCTTTAAAGCTATAGAAGAAATGAGACCATATATGCCAGCTGGAACTGAATATAGTATAGAAATGGATGCTTCTGAAAATATTAACAGTTCAATTTCTAATGTTTCTAGTTCAGCTATACAAGGACTTATACTTGCAACAATTATATTATTTGCTTTCTTAAAAAGCTTTAGGACAACTGTATTAATTTCACTAGCACTTCCTGTTGCAATAGTATTTACTTTTGCTTTCCTATCAATGAGAGGTACAACTCTTAACTTGATTTCTCTTATGGGACTTTCTATAGGTGTTGGTATGCTTACAGATAACTCCGTTGTTGTTGTTGATAACATCTATCGTCATATAACTGAATTAAATTCTCCTGTTAGAGAAGCAGCTGAAAATGCCACTGAAGAAGTTACTTTCTCTGTTATTGCCTCTGCATTAACAACTATAGTAGTTTTTCTACCAATATTATTTATTCCAGGGCTTGCAAGAGAGTTCTTTAGAGATATGTCTTATGCAATTATCTTCTCAAACCTAGCAGCTATTATAGTAGCTATAACTATGATACCTATGTTAGCTAGTAGATTTTTAAATAGAAAATCAATGAAATCTGAAGATGGTAGACTATTTAAAAAAGTAAAAGCATTTTATCTAAAAGTTATTAATAAGGCTATTTCTCATAAAGCTTTAACAGTTCTTATCATGGTAGGTTTATTCTTCTTCAGTATTTTTGTAGGTCCTAAATTCTTAAAATTTGAATTTATGCCTAAACAAGATGAGGGAAAATATGCATTGACAGCTGAGTTACAAAAGGGAACTGATTTAGCTAAGGCAGAAAAAATAGCAAAAGAATTGGAAGAAATTGTTAAAAATGATCCTCATACTCAAAGTTACTTAATGTTAGTAAATACATCTAGTATTTCTATAAATGCTAATGTTGGTAAAAAGAATACAAGAAATGAAAGTGTATTTACAATCATGGATGATATAAGAACAAAAGCTTCTAAAGTTTTAGATGCAAGAATATCTATGACTAACCAATTCTCAGGTGGGCAAACAAATAAAGATGTTCAATTTATACTACAGGGTTCTAACCAAGATGAAATTAAAAAACTTGGTAAACAACTATTAGAAAAATTACAAAGTTACAATGGAATGGTTGATATATCTTCAACTCTTGATCCAGGTATCATAGAATTAAGAGTAAATATAGATAGGGATAAAATAGCAAGTTATGGTATAAATCCTGCTGTTGTTGCCCAAACAATAAGTTACTATATGCTAGGAGGAGATAAGGCTAATACAGCAACCTTAAAAACTGATACAGAAGAAATAGATGTATTAGTAAGACTTCCTAAAGACAAGAGAAATGATATAAATACTTTATCTTCCTTAAATATCAAGGTTGGAAATAACAAATTTGTTAAGTTATCAGATGTGGCTACTTTACAGTATGCAGAAGGTACTGCTGAAATAAATAAGAAAAATGGTATCTATACTGTTACTATCTCTGGGAATGATGGTGGAGTTGGTTTAGGAAAAATTCAATCTAAGATAATTGAAGAATTTAATAAGTTAGAGCCTCCTTCAACTATTTCATATAGTTGGGGTGGACAAACTGAAAATATGCAAAAGACTATGGGACAACTATCATTTGCATTATCAATATCAATATTCTTAATTTATGCTCTACTTGCTTCACAATTTGAAAGTTTTATAATGCCAATTATAATAATAGGTTCTATACCACTAGCTTTAATAGGAGTTATTTGGGGACTTGTAATATTGAGACAACCTATAGATATAATGGTTATGATAGGGGTAATTCTACTTGCTGGAGTTGTTGTTAATAATGCCATTGTACTTATAGACTTTATAAAAACTATGAGAACTCGGGGGCATGATAAAGAATATTCAATTATCTATTCTTGTGAAACAAGATTAAGACCTATCCTTATGACAACTATGACAACAGTATTTGGTATGATACCTATGGCTTTAGGTTTAGGGGAAGGTTCAGAATTCTATAAAGGTATGGCTATCACTGTAATATTTGGTTTATCTTTCTCAACTATTTTAACATTGGTTTTAATTCCTATTCTATATTCTGTTGTAGATAGCTTTACAGTAAAGTTAGGAGCTAAATTAAAAGGGCTTTTTGCTAATTTTAAAAAGAAGGGAGCTAAATAA
- a CDS encoding YoaK family protein, translating into MDKRKLHKFFNNKEEFAPNERLWLFCMLMLVAGFFGGFTFSLRGRVFVNAQTGNLVLLSLGFATWDTALIKNALATFLAYFCGIIMAELISKKINKTSFLIWERILLIFSIIVTICLGFIPEAAPYEFSNFPIAFTAAMQFNTFEKAHGMGMATPFCTNHVKQASANLVRFLRTRDNNKLRISLSHLSMILSFIVGATLAIFLGRFFFGKIIWLSSVFLLVTFYFFSKSIKEYKKKL; encoded by the coding sequence ATGGATAAAAGAAAATTACACAAATTTTTTAATAATAAAGAAGAATTTGCTCCAAATGAAAGACTTTGGCTTTTCTGTATGTTGATGTTGGTTGCTGGATTTTTTGGCGGCTTTACCTTCTCTTTAAGAGGTAGGGTTTTTGTAAATGCTCAAACAGGAAACTTAGTATTACTATCATTGGGATTTGCGACTTGGGATACTGCACTTATAAAAAATGCTCTTGCTACATTTTTAGCTTACTTCTGTGGAATAATAATGGCTGAGCTTATTTCTAAAAAAATTAATAAAACATCTTTTCTTATCTGGGAAAGAATATTATTAATTTTTAGTATTATTGTTACTATATGTTTAGGTTTTATTCCTGAGGCTGCTCCTTATGAATTCAGTAACTTCCCAATAGCTTTTACTGCTGCTATGCAATTTAATACTTTTGAAAAAGCACATGGTATGGGAATGGCTACTCCTTTCTGTACTAATCATGTTAAGCAAGCTTCAGCTAATTTAGTTAGATTTTTAAGAACTAGAGATAATAATAAATTGAGAATTTCCTTGAGTCATTTAAGTATGATATTATCATTTATTGTAGGTGCAACTCTTGCGATATTTTTAGGAAGATTCTTTTTTGGAAAAATTATTTGGCTTTCTTCAGTTTTTTTACTTGTTACTTTTTACTTTTTTTCAAAATCAATAAAAGAATATAAAAAGAAGCTGTAA
- a CDS encoding aminoacyl-histidine dipeptidase, giving the protein MSNKLINLKPERVFYYFEELSKIPRESGNENAVSNFLVDTAKKLGLEVYQDKINNVIIKKNATKGYENSDGIILQGHMDMVCEKALDSNHNFKTDGLDLVIDGDYLRANKTTLGADNGIAVAMGLAVLEDNTIKHPQIELLVTVEEETTMKGALGLEDNVLTGKMLINIDSEEEALVTAGSAGGKEIYLNFDESKEKFDNSNFNFYRLTIKNLFGGHSGIEINKNRLNANKIMSEVMSEIKKDFNINLCDVKGGSKHNAIPRECYFDVAIDKSLSQNFIVKSKEIFKNFKNKYIEQDPNITFELSDLENNYNKIYPSKLFENLLGLLNDLPTGVNTWLKEYPEIVESSNNLAIVKSIDDKISITISLRSSEPSVLNSLEEKIITIAKKYNVGYKETAAYPEWRFKAISRLRDTAVKTYQDLFNEKMEVTVIHAGLECGAISMHYPDLDMISIGPNIYDVHTPKEKLEIASVEKYYKYLVELLKNLK; this is encoded by the coding sequence ATGTCAAATAAATTAATAAATTTAAAACCAGAAAGAGTATTCTACTATTTTGAAGAACTTTCAAAGATTCCAAGAGAATCAGGAAATGAAAATGCTGTAAGTAATTTCTTAGTAGATACAGCTAAAAAGCTTGGATTAGAAGTATATCAAGATAAAATAAATAATGTTATTATCAAGAAAAATGCGACAAAAGGTTATGAAAATTCAGATGGAATAATACTTCAAGGACATATGGATATGGTTTGTGAAAAAGCCTTAGATTCTAACCATAATTTTAAAACAGATGGGCTTGATTTAGTTATAGATGGAGATTATTTAAGAGCTAATAAAACAACTCTAGGAGCAGATAATGGTATAGCAGTAGCTATGGGCTTAGCTGTTCTTGAAGACAATACTATTAAACATCCACAAATTGAATTACTTGTCACTGTTGAAGAAGAAACTACAATGAAAGGTGCTTTAGGACTTGAAGATAATGTTTTAACTGGAAAAATGCTAATCAATATAGATTCAGAAGAAGAAGCTTTGGTTACAGCAGGTAGTGCTGGTGGAAAAGAAATATATCTTAATTTTGATGAATCAAAAGAAAAATTTGATAATAGCAATTTTAATTTTTATAGACTGACAATTAAAAATTTATTTGGTGGACATTCAGGAATAGAAATCAATAAAAATAGACTAAATGCTAATAAAATTATGAGTGAAGTAATGTCAGAAATAAAAAAAGATTTTAATATAAATTTATGTGATGTTAAAGGTGGTTCAAAACATAATGCAATTCCAAGAGAATGTTATTTTGATGTAGCTATTGATAAATCTCTTTCTCAAAATTTTATTGTAAAAAGTAAGGAAATTTTTAAAAACTTTAAAAATAAATATATAGAACAAGATCCTAATATAACTTTTGAACTTTCTGATTTAGAAAATAATTATAACAAAATTTATCCAAGTAAATTATTTGAAAATCTTTTAGGACTTTTAAATGATTTACCAACAGGTGTAAACACTTGGTTAAAAGAATATCCTGAAATAGTTGAAAGCTCTAATAACTTAGCTATTGTTAAGTCTATAGATGATAAAATATCTATTACAATATCATTGAGAAGTTCAGAGCCTTCTGTTTTAAATAGTTTAGAAGAAAAAATAATTACTATTGCTAAAAAATATAATGTTGGTTACAAGGAAACAGCAGCCTATCCTGAATGGAGATTTAAAGCTATATCTCGTTTAAGAGATACAGCTGTGAAAACTTATCAGGACTTGTTCAATGAAAAAATGGAAGTAACTGTTATTCATGCAGGTCTTGAATGTGGAGCAATTTCTATGCACTATCCTGATTTAGATATGATTTCAATAGGTCCTAATATCTATGATGTTCATACTCCAAAAGAGAAATTGGAGATAGCTTCTGTTGAAAAGTATTATAAATACTTAGTTGAATTGTTAAAAAATTTAAAATAA
- a CDS encoding alanine/glycine:cation symporter family protein gives MESIYKMVDAVNGLLWGKNILVFMLIGAALYFSFKTKFMQFRLFHKIVRVLFKNEKGKKGGISSLETFFLGTACRVGAGNIAGVVAAISVGGPGSIFWMWLVAMLGSATAFIESSLAVIYRKKEKDGSFTGGTPFIIEKRLGMRWLGIIYALASVVCYFGVTQVMSNSITSSITSVYTWGAENKFLNLQNISSIVVAIMVAYVIFFSNSKKDSIIDSLNKIVPFMAIIYVVAVIYILVTNLTNIPSMIGTIFSQAFGAKEVFGGTFGAVVMNGVRRGLFSNEAGSGNSNYAAAAVHIDNPSKQGMVQAFGVFIDTLVICSATAFIVLLAPESTISGLSGMGLFQAAMSYHLNGIGPLFVVILMFFFCVSTILAVAFYGRSAVNFIHESKYLNIGYQAILILMIYIGGIKQDMFIWSLADFGLGIMTVINILVIIPIAKPALDALKNYEKELK, from the coding sequence ATGGAAAGTATTTATAAGATGGTTGATGCCGTTAATGGCTTGTTGTGGGGAAAAAATATTTTAGTTTTCATGCTAATAGGAGCAGCTTTATATTTTTCTTTTAAAACTAAATTTATGCAATTTAGATTATTTCATAAAATAGTAAGAGTTTTATTTAAAAATGAAAAAGGTAAAAAAGGTGGTATAAGTTCACTAGAAACATTTTTCTTAGGGACAGCTTGTAGAGTTGGAGCAGGTAATATTGCAGGAGTGGTTGCAGCAATCTCAGTTGGAGGACCAGGATCTATATTTTGGATGTGGTTAGTTGCAATGCTAGGTTCAGCAACAGCTTTTATTGAATCAAGTTTGGCAGTTATCTACAGAAAAAAAGAAAAAGATGGTTCTTTCACAGGAGGAACACCATTTATTATTGAAAAAAGATTGGGCATGAGATGGTTAGGAATTATTTATGCATTAGCTTCAGTAGTATGCTACTTTGGAGTAACACAAGTTATGTCTAATTCTATAACTAGCTCAATAACTTCTGTATATACTTGGGGAGCAGAAAATAAATTTTTAAATTTACAAAATATTTCATCAATAGTTGTAGCTATTATGGTTGCCTATGTAATATTTTTTAGTAACTCTAAGAAAGATTCTATTATAGACTCTTTAAATAAGATAGTTCCATTTATGGCAATTATCTATGTAGTAGCAGTTATTTATATCTTAGTTACAAATTTAACAAATATACCATCAATGATAGGAACAATTTTCTCACAAGCTTTTGGAGCAAAAGAAGTTTTTGGAGGAACATTTGGAGCAGTTGTTATGAATGGTGTTAGAAGAGGACTATTTTCTAATGAAGCAGGAAGCGGAAATTCAAACTATGCAGCTGCAGCAGTTCATATAGATAATCCATCAAAACAAGGAATGGTTCAAGCTTTTGGAGTATTTATAGATACTTTGGTTATCTGTAGTGCAACAGCTTTTATAGTTTTACTTGCCCCTGAAAGCACAATATCAGGATTATCTGGAATGGGTCTTTTCCAAGCAGCTATGAGTTATCATTTAAACGGTATTGGTCCATTATTTGTTGTAATTTTAATGTTTTTCTTCTGTGTAAGTACAATACTTGCAGTTGCATTCTATGGTAGAAGTGCAGTTAATTTCATACATGAAAGTAAATATTTAAATATAGGATATCAGGCTATATTAATATTGATGATATATATAGGTGGAATAAAACAAGATATGTTCATTTGGTCTTTAGCAGATTTTGGATTGGGTATAATGACAGTTATAAATATTTTAGTTATAATTCCTATTGCAAAACCAGCTTTAGATGCTCTAAAAAATTATGAAAAAGAATTAAAATAA
- a CDS encoding formate--tetrahydrofolate ligase, translated as MTDIQIAQAAKKENIVEIAKRLGLTEDDIEQYGKYKAKINLDVLQKTNRPNGKLILVTAITPTPAGEGKSTVTIGLTQALNKIGKLSAAAIREPSLGPVFGMKGGAAGGGYAQVVPMEDINLHFTGDMHAIGIAHNLISACIDNHINSGNALGIDITKITWKRVVDMNDRALRNIVIGLGGKANGYPRQDSFQITVGSEIMAILCLSNSITELKEKIKNIVFGTSLEGKLLRVGDLHIEGAVAALLKDAIKPNLVQTLENTPVFIHGGPFANIAHGCNSILATKMALKLTDYVVTEAGFAADLGAEKFIDIKCRLGGLKPDCAVIVATVRALEHHGKGDLKAGLENLDKHIDNIKNKYKLPLVVAINKFVTDTDEQIAMIEKFCNERGAEVSLCEVWAKGGEGGIDLAEKVLRAIDNNKVEFDYFYDINLTIKEKIEKICKEIYGADGVVFAPATKKVFDTIAAEGLENLPVCMSKTQKSISDNPALLGKPSGFKVTINDLRLAVGAGFVIAMAGDIIDMPGLPKKPSAEVIDIDENGVISGLF; from the coding sequence ATGACTGATATTCAAATTGCACAAGCAGCAAAAAAGGAAAACATTGTAGAAATTGCTAAAAGATTAGGGTTAACAGAGGACGATATAGAACAATATGGAAAATATAAAGCTAAAATTAATTTAGATGTTCTTCAAAAAACAAATAGACCTAATGGGAAATTAATTTTAGTAACAGCAATAACACCTACTCCAGCAGGGGAAGGAAAATCTACTGTAACTATAGGGCTTACTCAAGCTTTAAACAAGATTGGTAAATTATCAGCAGCAGCTATAAGAGAACCATCTTTAGGACCAGTATTTGGAATGAAAGGTGGAGCAGCAGGTGGAGGATATGCTCAAGTTGTTCCTATGGAAGATATCAATCTACATTTTACTGGAGATATGCATGCAATAGGTATAGCTCATAACTTAATCTCTGCTTGTATAGATAACCATATCAATTCTGGAAATGCATTAGGAATTGATATAACTAAAATAACTTGGAAAAGAGTTGTTGACATGAACGACAGAGCTCTTAGAAACATTGTTATAGGACTTGGTGGAAAAGCTAATGGATATCCAAGACAAGATTCTTTCCAAATTACAGTTGGATCTGAAATAATGGCAATACTTTGCTTATCTAACTCAATAACTGAATTAAAAGAAAAAATCAAAAATATAGTTTTTGGAACTTCATTAGAAGGAAAATTATTAAGAGTTGGAGATTTACATATAGAAGGAGCAGTTGCAGCACTTCTTAAAGATGCTATAAAACCTAACTTAGTTCAAACTTTAGAAAATACTCCAGTATTTATCCACGGAGGACCTTTCGCTAATATAGCTCACGGATGTAACTCTATACTAGCTACAAAAATGGCATTAAAATTAACTGACTATGTTGTTACTGAAGCAGGATTCGCTGCAGACCTAGGAGCAGAAAAATTCATAGATATCAAATGTAGACTTGGTGGATTAAAACCTGATTGTGCTGTTATAGTTGCAACAGTTAGAGCTTTAGAACACCACGGAAAAGGTGACTTAAAAGCTGGTCTTGAAAACTTAGATAAACATATAGACAACATCAAAAATAAATATAAATTACCATTAGTTGTTGCAATTAACAAATTTGTAACAGATACTGATGAACAAATCGCTATGATAGAAAAATTCTGTAATGAAAGAGGAGCAGAAGTTTCTCTATGTGAAGTTTGGGCAAAAGGTGGAGAAGGTGGAATAGACCTTGCAGAAAAAGTTTTAAGAGCAATAGATAATAACAAAGTTGAATTTGATTATTTCTATGATATAAACTTAACTATTAAAGAAAAAATTGAAAAAATCTGTAAAGAAATCTATGGAGCAGATGGAGTTGTATTTGCACCTGCAACTAAAAAAGTATTTGATACAATAGCAGCTGAAGGTTTAGAAAATCTTCCTGTATGTATGTCAAAAACTCAAAAATCTATTTCTGATAATCCAGCATTATTAGGAAAACCAAGTGGATTTAAAGTAACTATAAATGATTTACGTCTAGCAGTTGGAGCAGGATTTGTTATAGCTATGGCAGGAGATATCATAGATATGCCAGGATTACCTAAGAAACCATCAGCAGAAGTAATAGATATAGATGAAAATGGAGTTATCTCTGGATTATTCTAA
- the hutG gene encoding formimidoylglutamase, whose product MEYWSGRVDGSDSDILRIHQVIQVKTLDELMQDEYNGKKVCFVSYNSNEGIRRNNGRLGAADGWKHLKSALSNFPIFDTDIKFYDLKEPIDVVDGKLEEAQMKLADVVAKLKSKDYFVVCMGGGHDIAYGTYNGILSYAKTKSKDPRVGIISFDAHFDMREYAKGANSGTMFYQIADDCQKNNIKFDYTVIGIQRFSNTKRLFERAQKFGVTYYLAEDILKLSDLNITPILERNDYIHLTICTDVFHITCAPGVSAPQTFGIWPNQAIGLLNYIAKTKKNLTLEVAEISPRYDYDDRTSRLVANLIYQTILTHFGCEIK is encoded by the coding sequence ATGGAATACTGGAGTGGACGTGTTGATGGTAGTGATAGTGATATTTTAAGAATACATCAGGTTATACAAGTTAAGACTTTAGACGAATTAATGCAAGATGAATATAATGGTAAAAAAGTATGTTTTGTAAGTTACAACTCTAATGAAGGTATAAGAAGAAACAATGGAAGATTAGGAGCTGCTGATGGTTGGAAACATCTAAAAAGTGCACTTTCTAATTTCCCTATCTTTGACACAGATATTAAATTCTATGATTTAAAAGAGCCTATTGATGTTGTAGATGGTAAGTTAGAAGAAGCTCAAATGAAATTAGCTGATGTTGTTGCTAAATTAAAATCTAAAGATTATTTTGTTGTATGCATGGGTGGAGGTCATGACATTGCCTATGGAACATACAATGGAATTTTATCTTATGCTAAAACAAAATCTAAAGATCCTAGAGTTGGTATAATAAGTTTTGATGCTCACTTTGATATGAGAGAATATGCTAAAGGAGCAAACTCAGGGACAATGTTCTATCAAATAGCAGATGACTGTCAAAAAAATAATATAAAATTTGACTACACTGTTATAGGAATACAAAGATTCTCTAATACAAAGAGATTATTTGAAAGAGCTCAAAAATTTGGAGTAACTTATTACTTAGCTGAAGATATCTTAAAACTAAGTGATTTAAACATCACTCCTATCTTAGAAAGAAATGACTATATACATTTGACTATTTGTACAGATGTATTCCACATAACTTGTGCACCTGGAGTTAGTGCACCTCAAACATTTGGTATTTGGCCTAACCAAGCTATAGGACTTTTAAATTATATTGCAAAGACTAAAAAGAACTTAACATTAGAAGTTGCAGAAATCAGTCCAAGATATGATTATGATGACAGAACTTCAAGATTAGTGGCTAACTTAATCTATCAAACTATCTTAACTCATTTTGGTTGTGAAATAAAATAA
- a CDS encoding TlpA family protein disulfide reductase — MSFSLFAAKSNKNEDVKVPNIVLQDQYGKKHNLADYKGKVVVINFWATWCGYCVREMPDFEKVYKEFGSNSKDVIIIGIAGPKSKLNANNVDVSKEEVTAFLKKKNITYPTLMDETGKTFDDYGVRAFPTTYVINKKGFLEGYVSGAITADQLKKAINETLKK; from the coding sequence ATGTCATTCTCACTTTTTGCAGCTAAGTCTAATAAAAATGAAGATGTAAAAGTTCCAAATATTGTTCTTCAAGACCAATATGGTAAAAAACATAATCTAGCAGATTATAAAGGAAAGGTAGTTGTTATAAACTTCTGGGCGACTTGGTGTGGATATTGTGTTAGAGAAATGCCAGACTTTGAAAAAGTATATAAAGAATTTGGTTCAAATTCAAAAGATGTAATAATCATAGGGATTGCAGGACCAAAATCTAAGTTAAATGCTAACAATGTAGACGTGTCAAAGGAAGAAGTAACTGCATTCTTAAAGAAGAAAAACATAACTTATCCTACTTTAATGGATGAAACAGGAAAAACTTTTGATGATTATGGAGTAAGAGCTTTCCCTACAACTTATGTAATAAATAAGAAGGGATTCCTTGAAGGATATGTTAGTGGAGCTATAACTGCAGATCAACTAAAAAAAGCAATCAATGAAACTTTAAAGAAATAG